Genomic segment of Alistipes sp. ZOR0009:
TGATAGAATCTCCTTCTGCTTCTATTTAGACTTTACCATCAGAACAATTGCGAACAAATCCGCATAAATTTAAATCGTTGGCTATTTTGAGCACGTAGTATCTGTATCCCACGCCTTGCACTTTCCCTTTTATTACGATTCTTCGGCTTTCCATTAATTTGAACTATTAGTAC
This window contains:
- a CDS encoding acylphosphatase gives rise to the protein MESRRIVIKGKVQGVGYRYYVLKIANDLNLCGFVRNCSDGKV